In Arcobacter sp. F2176, the following are encoded in one genomic region:
- the nuoF gene encoding NADH-quinone oxidoreductase subunit NuoF, whose product MIVKIVSKNFDIPDSHKLDVALKNGRYTSIEKLFTMAPEDVTEEVCKSGLRGKGGGGAACGPKWKLMPPVDERPRYLIVNGDESEPGTFKDRQIFQYDPHLLIEGIICSCYAIGAHDAYIYIRGEYKWFIDRLDAAIEEAYAAGIIGDKIMGKHDFRVDITVHRGGGAYICGEKSALIESLEGKRGHPRLKPHGKECEWFYDMPATVNNVETIASVPNIVENGFESYTKYGTQKAPGTMLFAMSGPVKNPGVYELQYGCKMTDVINEIGGGMQDGLKLKAVIPGGASCPILTADDVEKAYLDYESMWEIGSTLGTGGMMIIPEGVSMVDVAKNLIEFYHHESCGQCTPCREGTGWIDKILKELIEGVAKEDDIETLLEVCDTMNGKTICVFAPAVKDIIKSIVEKYKHEFLELIENKL is encoded by the coding sequence ATGATTGTAAAAATTGTAAGTAAAAATTTTGACATTCCTGATTCTCATAAATTAGATGTTGCACTAAAAAATGGAAGATATACTTCTATTGAAAAACTATTTACTATGGCTCCTGAAGATGTTACAGAAGAAGTTTGTAAAAGTGGGCTAAGAGGAAAAGGTGGTGGTGGTGCAGCTTGTGGGCCTAAGTGGAAACTTATGCCACCAGTTGATGAAAGACCTAGATACTTAATCGTAAATGGAGATGAATCAGAACCAGGAACTTTCAAAGATAGACAAATATTTCAATATGATCCACACCTTTTAATAGAAGGTATTATTTGCTCTTGTTATGCAATAGGTGCACATGACGCTTATATTTACATTAGAGGTGAATATAAATGGTTTATCGATAGATTAGATGCAGCTATTGAAGAAGCTTATGCAGCTGGAATTATTGGGGATAAAATTATGGGTAAACATGATTTTAGAGTTGATATTACAGTTCATAGAGGTGGTGGAGCATATATTTGTGGTGAAAAGTCTGCACTTATTGAATCTCTTGAGGGTAAAAGAGGACATCCAAGACTTAAGCCACATGGTAAAGAGTGTGAATGGTTCTATGATATGCCAGCAACTGTAAATAATGTTGAAACAATTGCATCAGTTCCAAATATTGTTGAAAATGGTTTTGAATCATATACAAAATATGGGACCCAAAAAGCTCCAGGAACTATGCTATTTGCGATGAGTGGTCCAGTTAAAAATCCAGGTGTTTATGAATTACAATATGGTTGTAAAATGACTGATGTAATTAATGAAATTGGTGGAGGAATGCAAGATGGACTTAAATTAAAAGCCGTAATCCCAGGTGGAGCTTCTTGTCCTATTTTAACTGCTGATGATGTTGAAAAAGCATATTTAGATTATGAATCTATGTGGGAAATTGGTTCAACTTTAGGAACAGGTGGAATGATGATAATTCCAGAAGGTGTTTCTATGGTTGATGTTGCTAAAAATCTAATTGAGTTTTATCACCATGAGTCTTGCGGTCAGTGTACTCCTTGTAGAGAAGGAACTGGTTGGATTGATAAAATTTTAAAAGAATTAATAGAAGGTGTTGCAAAAGAAGATGATATAGAAACACTTTTAGAAGTATGTGACACAATGAATGGAAAAACCATTTGTGTTTTTGCACCAGCTGTAAAAGATATTATTAAAAGTATTGTTGAAAAATATAAACATGAATTTCTTGAATTAATTGAAAATAAACTATAA
- the nuoE gene encoding NAD(P)H-dependent oxidoreductase subunit E has protein sequence MAKFQYTKENEEKFQITAKKYPKIDAMLLPALWLVQEQEGWVSPEAMIFVADKIGKQPIEVYEFATFYTMFNLKPIGTYHIELCKTLSCMLMGANNLKKFIKDTIGIEPGQTSADGKFHLSEVECLGACGGAPMFALNGQYHENQTVESLKNLIEECK, from the coding sequence ATGGCAAAATTTCAATACACAAAAGAAAATGAAGAAAAATTCCAAATAACAGCTAAAAAATACCCAAAAATAGATGCTATGTTATTACCAGCTTTATGGTTAGTACAAGAGCAAGAGGGATGGGTAAGCCCAGAAGCCATGATTTTTGTAGCTGATAAAATTGGAAAACAACCAATTGAAGTTTATGAATTCGCAACATTTTATACAATGTTCAACTTAAAACCTATTGGAACATATCATATTGAGTTATGTAAAACTCTATCATGTATGTTAATGGGTGCAAATAATCTTAAAAAATTTATAAAAGATACAATTGGAATCGAACCAGGTCAAACTTCTGCAGATGGAAAATTTCACTTAAGTGAAGTTGAATGTTTAGGAGCTTGTGGTGGTGCACCAATGTTTGCTTTAAATGGTCAATACCATGAAAATCAAACAGTTGAATCTCTTAAAAATCTTATAGAGGAGTGTAAATAA
- a CDS encoding NADH-quinone oxidoreductase subunit D, which translates to MLKPDMLISQNEIKSTIKRLKDEEGYNLLLDITAIDYLKYPDVTPSRFGLIYILRDKTFKKQIVIKAYVADNNLNVDTISDLYEAANWAERETFDQYGINFIGHPNMKRVLNHHQFVGYPLRKDYNITDGQICTETEDLMDEMVPLLKSKGYSQDDLEELMLLNVGPSHPASHGTIRNFVAMEGETITACVTEIGYLHRGFEKACETHNYSQVIPYTDRLNYCSAILNNIGYAKAVEDMLKIDITPRAKMIRIVIGELSRITDHLVCNAANMVDMGGLTNYWYLFAPRDKAYDILSKLTGARLTNSYTRIGGLEFDLYDGFEKDLNEVLRDVEKAIEDALSLVERNRIFQDRTQDVGIINAEFALNAGITGPNLRATGVAFDLRKDKPYYGYENFDFDVVVGSHGDVYDRFMCRFEEMKQSIRIIEQAMKEMPDGPINVGAPGIFLPAKKDVYGNIEGLMNQFKLTFEGIKVPKGEYYGFTEGGNGELGFHITSDGTGTPYKVKCRPPSFYSLAAYAKIVENSMLADAVITMASMNFIAGEFDR; encoded by the coding sequence ATGCTTAAACCAGATATGTTAATTTCACAAAATGAAATTAAATCAACTATCAAAAGATTAAAAGATGAAGAAGGATATAACTTACTTCTTGACATTACTGCAATTGATTATTTAAAATATCCAGATGTAACTCCTTCAAGATTTGGACTTATCTACATATTAAGAGATAAAACTTTCAAAAAACAAATTGTAATTAAAGCTTATGTTGCTGATAACAACTTAAATGTTGATACTATTAGTGATTTATATGAAGCTGCAAACTGGGCTGAGAGAGAAACTTTTGATCAATATGGTATTAACTTCATTGGTCATCCAAATATGAAAAGAGTTTTAAACCACCATCAATTTGTTGGATATCCATTAAGAAAAGATTACAATATTACTGATGGACAAATTTGTACTGAAACTGAAGATTTGATGGATGAAATGGTTCCATTACTAAAATCAAAAGGTTATAGTCAAGATGATTTAGAAGAGTTGATGTTATTAAATGTAGGTCCATCACACCCCGCTTCTCATGGTACAATTAGAAACTTTGTTGCAATGGAAGGGGAAACAATAACTGCCTGTGTTACAGAGATTGGTTATTTACATAGAGGTTTTGAAAAAGCCTGTGAAACACATAACTACTCTCAAGTTATTCCATATACTGATAGACTTAATTACTGTAGTGCTATTTTAAATAATATTGGATATGCAAAAGCAGTTGAGGATATGTTAAAAATAGACATTACTCCAAGAGCTAAAATGATTAGAATCGTTATTGGGGAACTAAGTAGAATAACTGACCACCTTGTTTGTAATGCAGCAAATATGGTTGATATGGGTGGTTTAACAAACTATTGGTATCTTTTTGCTCCAAGAGACAAAGCTTATGATATTTTATCAAAACTAACTGGTGCTAGATTAACTAACTCTTATACTAGAATTGGTGGTTTAGAGTTTGACTTGTATGATGGGTTTGAAAAAGATTTAAATGAAGTTTTAAGAGATGTTGAAAAAGCTATTGAAGATGCTTTATCATTAGTTGAAAGAAATAGAATATTCCAAGATAGAACACAAGATGTTGGTATTATAAATGCAGAATTTGCTTTAAATGCTGGAATTACAGGTCCTAACTTAAGAGCAACTGGTGTTGCTTTTGACTTAAGAAAAGACAAACCTTACTATGGTTATGAAAACTTTGACTTTGATGTTGTAGTTGGTTCTCATGGTGATGTTTATGATAGATTTATGTGTAGATTTGAAGAGATGAAACAATCTATTAGAATCATTGAACAAGCAATGAAAGAGATGCCAGATGGTCCTATTAATGTAGGAGCTCCAGGAATATTCTTACCAGCCAAAAAAGATGTTTATGGAAATATCGAAGGTTTAATGAATCAATTCAAACTTACATTTGAAGGTATTAAAGTTCCAAAAGGTGAATACTATGGATTTACTGAAGGTGGAAATGGTGAGTTAGGCTTCCACATTACAAGTGATGGAACAGGAACACCATATAAAGTAAAATGTAGACCACCTAGTTTCTATTCACTTGCAGCTTATGCAAAAATTGTAGAAAATTCAATGTTAGCTGATGCAGTTATTACAATGGCATCAATGAACTTTATTGCAGGGGAGTTTGATAGATAA